The Sulfurimonas sp. genome includes the window CTGGTAAATAGATATAAAAAGGAACTCTTTTAGATTGAGTATAATAATCATCGTACTTCATTACACCTTCAACAGTATTATTATCAGCTGTAATTGCTACCACACTATTTTTAGACAAAGCTGAAGACTTTATTTTATCCAAAAACTCACCCGCACTATCAACCGCATAAGCATAATCTTTAAATCTTTTTTTAACTAGACTAAGGTTACCACTAATATGTTTTTTTAAATCTGCTGAAACCTCTAAAGAATTTGATTTATAATGAGATGGAATAGTGTATGGAGGGTGATTATTAGTTGTTAATACAAAAATAAATTGTGGCTCTGTAGCATCTTTTAAAATCTCATACACATACTGATAAAGATACTCATCAAATACGCCCCAATCATGAGAAATTGCACCTATATTTTTATCTAACGATTTTGCTATTGCCCCTTTCCCTACTATCTGATTAAAGCCCTGTCTTGACATAAAACTACCAATATTTCTCCAAAATAAATCTCCACCGTAAACAAAACTTGTCTTATAACCTGCATCTGCATAGACCTTTGCACTTGCTTGTGTGAAGTGCGTATTTAAATATGAACTCTGGGCAAAAGATGTTGAGTTTGGGCGAGCTGTTATGTTTAAAAGAAGTGGTTCTAGAGATACTATTGTGCCGTTTGAACTTGAAATAAAAGATGTAAATAAAATATCTTCTTCAAAATGTTTTTTAATTTTCCCCATAATATTAAAAGTATCACTTTGATAATCAAGCAGAGGCATACCGAAACTCTCAACCATAACAACAACTACATGGGGTAGCCTACCTTTTAAATGCTCAGCCTTAGATGTTTTTTGAACCAGATTATTTAAAAGATTTTCTCTATCAATTTCCTTAGTTTGTCTAAATACTTCAAAAGCTTTTGGCATATTACCTTTATAACCAGACATTTTAATAAGATTATAATTACCTGACTTACTTTTTGTATACTGATTATATGAATCAAAAATTGCAAAGCTAGGAGTTTGTGGAAGTTTATTTACAAGTTGATCCTTACTCACATCTGAAATGCTATAAGCGAGAGGAAATATACCTACTGACCCCCTACCTAAAAGAGCCACACTTATAATAAGAATAAGAAAAAAACTTAACTGTTTTAGCCAGCTTAATTTTAGTTCAAATCTTTTAGTAACTTTTATCATATTAAAGATTAAAAAATATAAAAAACTAAAAAAAACTACTAACAATAATGCAACTAGCACTACATTATAGTTGTTAAATGCTGTATGGATAAGAGCTTCAGTATCATCATCAAAAACACCAAAAATCATGAGCGTAGAATGTTCCCCAAAAAAAGAAAAATATGTTAAATCTATAAATGTAATAAAAGCCAAGAATGTCAAAAAAAATATAAAGTAGACTCTATAAAAAGTATATAAATGGTTTTGCAAGAATTTCATTCTCAATAACCATATAATAAATATTAGTAAAACTCCAACAAAATTGATATAGGCTAACATACTTGCATCTAATCTAAATCCTAGGAAAAAAGCATCAAAAAGCTCAAAATACGAATAACTGCCTGATATTGCATAATTTAAAAATAAGTATAGTCTCGACAAAGTCATAAGGAATAAAACAACTAAAGATAGTTTCAATATCGAATATAGTAAATTAATTAAAAAATTGAAATGTTGGTATTTTTCCATTTGGAATTATACTCTTTTTAATCATCTTTTTAGTAATATAAATAAATATTTAAACTCAAGGCTAATTGATGAAAAAACAAATATTAGTGACAGGTGGGGCAGGATTTGTTGGTAGTAATCTATGCGAACGCTTAGCACAAGATGGAAATAACGATGTATATTCTTTAGACAATTACTTTACAGGTTCTAAAAAAAATCATGTACCTAATGTTAAGTATATAGAAGGTTCTACTGTAGATATAGCCAAATTGATTACATTTACGCCAGACATGGTCTATCATCTTGGAGAGTATTCAAGAGTCGAGCAAAGCTTTGATGATATTGAAGAAGTTTGGAGGTTTAACAAAGATGGAATTTTCGCAGTTTTACAATTTGTCAGAAAACATGGATGCAAGATACTTTATGCTGGAAGTTCTACAAAATTTGGCGATGGAGGACTAGGGAGAAGTGCATCTCCGTATGCATGGACAAAAGCTTCAAACACTGAACTTGTTCAAAATTATGGAGCTTGGTTTAATGTTCCATATGCAATTACATATTTTTATAATGTTTACGGGAACAGAGAGATTCAAACTGGAAAATATGCAACACTTATAGCACTTTTCAAAGAGAAAATGAAAAACAATGAGCCACTTACAATAGTAAGTCCCGGTACTCAGAAAAGAAACTTTACTCATATAGATGACATCATAGACGGTTTGGTTTTAGTCGGTGAGAATGGTTACGGCGATGAATTTGGCATAGGAAGTCCTGAATCTTACAGCATTAAAGAGATTGCTGAGATGTATAATGGAAAAATAAAAATGCTACCTGAGAGAAAAGGTAACAGGATGACCGCAGATGTTATGATTTCTAAAACGCAAGCTCTTGGATGGAAACCAACTAGAACTATTAAACAATATATTGAAGCTTCAAGAGCTAATAATTGGAGATAATATGGAATTAACTACAAATAAATTAAAACGAATTGACTTTAATAAACTAACAAATATTTTTTTTATAGGTTTTGCATTTTCAATACCTATATCCAAAGCCCTAGTCAGTATCTTTATGGCACTTATGATTTTATCGTGGCTTGCTGAAGGAAAATTTCTTGATAAACTAAATATTATTAAGCATGATAAACTAAGCTTAACTTTCATGTTCCTAATAGGTTTTAGTTTTTTGTCTCTTTTATGGTCACCAGATATATTGTATGCTCTAGATTTTATTATTAGAAAATATTGGCATTATTTAACAATTCCTATTATACTTACCTCGCTTAAATTAGAATATATTAAATATATTTTAAATGCTTTTTTAACAAGTATGTTTATAAGTGAAATCATGTCATATGGCATATTTTTTGAAATATGGACATATAAAAATATTCTACCTACTGATCCATCACCCTTCATAAACCATATTGATTATAGTATTTTTTTAGCTTTTGCTTTAATGATAATACTGACTAAGTTATTTAAAAAGAATGAAATTAAATGGAAAATTTTTTATTTATTTTATTTTTTAACTGGCATATCAAATCTTTTTATAAATGGAGGGAGGACAGGTCAAATAGCATTTTTAATATCTATATTTATTATGGTTTTAATTTATTTTAAAACTTCCTTCAGGATAATATTAAGTTCAGTAATAGGTATAGCATTAACATTAACACTAGCATATAATTTTAGCCCTAATTTTAAAAATAGAATTTCTCAATTAGAAGTAGATATTATTAACATTAGTAACAACAATTTCTCTGGGTCTGTCGGTCAACGAGTTTCATTATGGATAATTGGTAGTAAAATTTTTATAGACAACCCTCTTTTGGGGAAAGGTATCGGCGGAGAGATGGAAGACACTAATGCATATTCAGAACTTCTTAATATCAACTATACAAAAAAGAGTGACTATCATAATACTTTTGTGCAATATGCTGTCCAACTTGGTATATTAGGATTGCTTGTTCCTATTTTTGTATTTTATATATTACTTACTCTTAAATTTAAAACAAAAGAATATAAATTGTTAACAGTATCTTTTAGTTTGTTATTCTTTATGCATTCCATGGGTGGTTTTTCTTTTCATATTATGAACCCTTTAGTTTTATTATGTACATTTGCGGCTCTATTTAATGCTATATCATATCAAGAAAGCTTAGGTCTTAATATTCCAGAAGAACAATAAAACTTATTCTTAAGCTTTTTATTATTCATAATTTTTAAATTATCAAGGTTATCCCTAACTCTATTCGCTCTAGGATGATTTAAGTGTAATAGATGTGCTGAGTATTTGACACTTTTGACACTTAAACCAAGCGCTTGCAACCTCCATTCTAAGTCTACATCATCTGCTAAAGTTGTATTTTTAGAGTAAGATTCATCAAAGCCGTTTATCATTAATAAATTTTTCTTATGTAGGGAAAAGTTACATCCAATTAATGCTGTTTTCGTTTTTAGTAATTTATTAAACTTCAACTTAAGTATAACTTTCATTCCACATTCCAAATGTCTAGCTCCATCCTTTTTCATTTTAAAATAGTTTTTAAAAAAATGCTTCTCTAATTCCTTCACATTTATTTTCTTAGATCTTAAGTAATGAGAATATTCATCTCCAAGATTTACTCTTCTGCCACATAATACATAATTATAATTAGCATTACCAATATGAGCTTCTACAAAGTTTGAATAAGGTAAACAATCTCCATCAAAAAAAATAATGTATTCACCTTCACAAAGCTTAACTGCGCCATTTAATGCTTTTGGTTTTTGATATCCATCATCTGCTTGTGAGTAATGTTTAATTTTTAATTTTAGATTATTATCTTTCAAATATTCTTTCACATCATCAGAATCATTATCTTCTGCTACAACAACT containing:
- a CDS encoding LTA synthase family protein translates to MIFGVFDDDTEALIHTAFNNYNVVLVALLLVVFFSFLYFLIFNMIKVTKRFELKLSWLKQLSFFLILIISVALLGRGSVGIFPLAYSISDVSKDQLVNKLPQTPSFAIFDSYNQYTKSKSGNYNLIKMSGYKGNMPKAFEVFRQTKEIDRENLLNNLVQKTSKAEHLKGRLPHVVVVMVESFGMPLLDYQSDTFNIMGKIKKHFEEDILFTSFISSSNGTIVSLEPLLLNITARPNSTSFAQSSYLNTHFTQASAKVYADAGYKTSFVYGGDLFWRNIGSFMSRQGFNQIVGKGAIAKSLDKNIGAISHDWGVFDEYLYQYVYEILKDATEPQFIFVLTTNNHPPYTIPSHYKSNSLEVSADLKKHISGNLSLVKKRFKDYAYAVDSAGEFLDKIKSSALSKNSVVAITADNNTVEGVMKYDDYYTQSKRVPFYIYLPDALIPKAVIDTTVASSHKDIFPTLYNLTLYNKEYTAIGTNLFNNNTLHCGFNDAGVIMAKEGGFKATKAVSDEQKKCYEYYKASLSVTEYLIKSHKK
- a CDS encoding NAD-dependent epimerase/dehydratase family protein; protein product: MKKQILVTGGAGFVGSNLCERLAQDGNNDVYSLDNYFTGSKKNHVPNVKYIEGSTVDIAKLITFTPDMVYHLGEYSRVEQSFDDIEEVWRFNKDGIFAVLQFVRKHGCKILYAGSSTKFGDGGLGRSASPYAWTKASNTELVQNYGAWFNVPYAITYFYNVYGNREIQTGKYATLIALFKEKMKNNEPLTIVSPGTQKRNFTHIDDIIDGLVLVGENGYGDEFGIGSPESYSIKEIAEMYNGKIKMLPERKGNRMTADVMISKTQALGWKPTRTIKQYIEASRANNWR
- a CDS encoding O-antigen ligase family protein, which codes for MELTTNKLKRIDFNKLTNIFFIGFAFSIPISKALVSIFMALMILSWLAEGKFLDKLNIIKHDKLSLTFMFLIGFSFLSLLWSPDILYALDFIIRKYWHYLTIPIILTSLKLEYIKYILNAFLTSMFISEIMSYGIFFEIWTYKNILPTDPSPFINHIDYSIFLAFALMIILTKLFKKNEIKWKIFYLFYFLTGISNLFINGGRTGQIAFLISIFIMVLIYFKTSFRIILSSVIGIALTLTLAYNFSPNFKNRISQLEVDIINISNNNFSGSVGQRVSLWIIGSKIFIDNPLLGKGIGGEMEDTNAYSELLNINYTKKSDYHNTFVQYAVQLGILGLLVPIFVFYILLTLKFKTKEYKLLTVSFSLLFFMHSMGGFSFHIMNPLVLLCTFAALFNAISYQESLGLNIPEEQ
- a CDS encoding glycosyltransferase → MLVSVIIPTYKDLEALELILKALESQTYKNFEVVVAEDNDSDDVKEYLKDNNLKLKIKHYSQADDGYQKPKALNGAVKLCEGEYIIFFDGDCLPYSNFVEAHIGNANYNYVLCGRRVNLGDEYSHYLRSKKINVKELEKHFFKNYFKMKKDGARHLECGMKVILKLKFNKLLKTKTALIGCNFSLHKKNLLMINGFDESYSKNTTLADDVDLEWRLQALGLSVKSVKYSAHLLHLNHPRANRVRDNLDNLKIMNNKKLKNKFYCSSGILRPKLS